In a genomic window of Streptomyces pristinaespiralis:
- a CDS encoding F0F1 ATP synthase subunit epsilon, whose amino-acid sequence MAAELHVELVAADRSVWSGEATLVVARTTSGDIGVMPGHQPLLGVLESGPVTIRTSEGGTVVAAVHGGFISFADNKLSLLAEIAELADEIDVQRAERALERAKSDTDAAAERRADVRLRAVAVR is encoded by the coding sequence TTGGCTGCTGAGCTGCACGTCGAGCTGGTCGCCGCCGACCGTAGTGTCTGGTCCGGCGAGGCCACCCTGGTCGTCGCGCGCACCACGTCCGGCGACATCGGCGTCATGCCCGGTCACCAGCCGCTGCTCGGTGTGCTGGAATCGGGCCCGGTGACCATTCGTACGAGCGAGGGTGGGACCGTCGTCGCCGCGGTGCACGGTGGTTTCATCTCGTTCGCGGACAACAAGCTGTCGCTGCTGGCGGAGATCGCCGAGCTGGCGGACGAGATCGACGTCCAGCGCGCCGAGCGTGCGCTGGAGCGCGCCAAGTCGGACACGGACGCCGCCGCCGAGCGGCGCGCCGACGTCCGTCTGCGTGCGGTGGCGGTGCGCTAG
- a CDS encoding response regulator, translated as MTAQADDPRTGARIRVLVAEDQSAVRAGLVLILRSAPDIEVAGEAADGEEAVRLARELRPDVVLMDVQMPRLDGVSATRQVVAEKLADVLVLTTFDLDEYVFGALRAGAAGFLLKNTEAGDLLQAVRTVARGEGMIAPAVTRRLIAEFAAPGPVRSADAPDPAVLDTLTRREREVLSCLGEGMSNAEIAARLSMAEATVKTHVSRLLGKLELRSRVQAAVLAQELGI; from the coding sequence ATGACGGCGCAGGCGGACGACCCGAGGACCGGCGCCCGGATCCGGGTCCTGGTCGCGGAGGACCAGAGCGCGGTACGGGCGGGTCTGGTCCTGATCCTGCGCAGCGCGCCGGACATCGAGGTGGCCGGGGAGGCCGCGGACGGCGAGGAGGCGGTGCGTCTCGCGCGGGAGCTGCGTCCGGACGTGGTGCTGATGGATGTGCAGATGCCCCGGCTGGACGGGGTCTCCGCGACGCGTCAGGTGGTCGCCGAGAAGCTGGCCGACGTGCTCGTGCTGACCACGTTCGACCTCGACGAGTACGTCTTCGGGGCGCTGCGGGCGGGTGCGGCCGGCTTCCTGCTGAAGAACACCGAGGCGGGGGATCTGCTCCAGGCGGTGCGGACGGTGGCACGCGGCGAAGGCATGATCGCGCCGGCTGTCACCCGGCGGCTGATCGCGGAGTTCGCCGCCCCCGGGCCCGTACGGTCGGCGGACGCGCCCGATCCGGCGGTGCTGGACACGTTGACGAGGCGGGAGCGGGAGGTGCTCTCGTGCCTCGGTGAGGGGATGTCGAACGCGGAGATCGCGGCGCGGCTGTCGATGGCGGAGGCCACGGTGAAGACCCACGTCAGCAGGCTGCTGGGGAAGCTGGAGCTGCGCAGCAGGGTGCAAGCGGCGGTCCTCGCACAGGAGTTGGGCATCTGA
- a CDS encoding sensor histidine kinase — MTLPRPHRDDVLIAVVGLLGGLSLWSLGVHTNGPMAPLPSWVTLVPLVVISVLELLRRTMPRTALLAGTAAVLLDPFTPGSVVTLLMFADLAYAAVVYGTPASARRIPVVTGMITIAVTIGFLAWLREPAALLIGMVTGLVSFGPATTGAIVRNHREAANAARLRAEQTALLAEMDRTQAIVAERARMARELHDLVAGHLSAIAIHSTAALSLDDRSTTRQALTVIRENSVEGLAEMRRLIGLLRDSSGDMQPAAAPTLAGLDAMVEQARTNGGQSGLSFELCDDRERDTRLPAPVELAAYRIVQESLTNAIKHAEAGRVRVEVSGGAGGALRVTVTSPFGRGPGPRAPGSGAGLVGMEERVALLDGTFEAGPVEGPDGGPDRIWRVRAVLPVTDDKEPSA, encoded by the coding sequence GTGACCCTCCCCCGCCCCCACCGTGACGACGTGCTCATCGCGGTCGTCGGCCTGCTCGGCGGCCTGTCGCTGTGGTCGCTCGGCGTGCACACCAACGGGCCGATGGCTCCGCTGCCGTCCTGGGTGACGCTGGTGCCGCTGGTCGTGATCTCCGTACTGGAGCTGCTGCGCCGGACCATGCCGCGCACGGCTCTCCTCGCGGGGACCGCGGCGGTCCTCCTCGATCCGTTCACGCCCGGCAGCGTCGTGACGCTCCTGATGTTCGCGGACCTGGCGTACGCGGCCGTCGTCTACGGGACCCCCGCCTCCGCCCGGCGCATCCCGGTCGTCACCGGGATGATCACGATCGCGGTGACGATCGGCTTCCTCGCCTGGCTGCGGGAGCCCGCCGCGCTGCTCATCGGCATGGTCACCGGGCTGGTCTCGTTCGGCCCGGCCACCACCGGCGCGATCGTCCGCAACCACCGGGAGGCGGCGAACGCCGCCCGGCTGCGGGCCGAACAGACCGCGCTGCTCGCGGAGATGGACCGCACCCAGGCGATCGTGGCCGAGCGTGCCCGGATGGCACGGGAGCTGCACGACCTGGTCGCGGGCCACCTCTCCGCGATCGCGATCCACTCCACGGCGGCGCTGTCGCTGGACGACCGGTCGACGACCAGGCAGGCGCTGACCGTCATCCGCGAGAACAGCGTCGAAGGGCTCGCCGAGATGCGCCGGCTGATCGGACTGCTGCGCGACAGCAGCGGCGACATGCAGCCGGCCGCCGCGCCCACCCTGGCCGGACTCGACGCCATGGTGGAGCAGGCGAGGACGAACGGCGGGCAGAGCGGGCTGAGCTTCGAGCTGTGCGACGACCGGGAGAGGGACACCCGGCTGCCCGCGCCCGTGGAGCTCGCCGCCTACCGCATCGTCCAGGAGTCGCTGACCAACGCGATCAAGCACGCGGAGGCCGGCCGGGTGCGCGTGGAGGTGTCCGGCGGGGCGGGCGGGGCGCTCCGGGTGACGGTGACCAGCCCGTTCGGGCGGGGGCCGGGGCCGCGGGCGCCCGGTTCCGGTGCGGGCCTGGTGGGGATGGAGGAACGGGTCGCGCTGCTGGACGGGACGTTCGAGGCCGGTCCGGTGGAGGGCCCGGACGGCGGGCCCGACAGGATCTGGCGGGTACGGGCGGTGCTGCCCGTGACGGACGACAAGGAGCCATCGGCATGA
- the nucS gene encoding endonuclease NucS — translation MRLVIARCSVDYAGRLTAHLPSAPRLILVKADGSVSIHADDRAYKPLNWMSPPCTLKEGDDSVWTVVNKAGEKLIITMEEILHDSSHELGVDPGLIKDGVEAHLQELLADRIETLGEGYSLIRREYPTAIGPVDILCRDADGATVAVEIKRRGEIDGVEQLTRYLELLNRDPHLAPVKGVFAAQEIKPQARVLATDRGIGCVVLDYDAMRGIEDDKLRLF, via the coding sequence ATGCGTCTCGTCATCGCCCGCTGCTCCGTGGACTACGCCGGCCGGCTCACCGCCCACCTGCCCTCCGCCCCCCGTTTGATCCTGGTCAAGGCGGACGGCAGTGTCTCCATCCACGCCGACGACAGGGCGTACAAACCGCTGAACTGGATGTCCCCTCCCTGCACATTGAAGGAGGGCGACGACAGCGTCTGGACCGTCGTGAACAAAGCGGGCGAGAAACTGATCATTACGATGGAGGAAATCCTCCACGACTCGTCCCACGAGCTCGGTGTCGACCCCGGACTCATCAAGGACGGCGTGGAAGCGCACCTCCAGGAGCTCCTCGCCGACCGGATCGAGACACTTGGCGAGGGTTACAGCCTCATCCGCCGTGAATACCCCACGGCCATCGGCCCGGTGGACATCCTCTGCCGCGACGCGGACGGCGCGACGGTGGCGGTGGAGATCAAGCGCCGCGGCGAGATCGACGGCGTGGAGCAGCTCACCCGCTACCTCGAACTCCTCAACCGCGACCCGCACCTGGCGCCGGTGAAGGGCGTCTTCGCGGCCCAGGAAATCAAGCCCCAGGCGCGTGTCCTCGCGACGGACCGGGGCATCGGCTGCGTGGTCCTGGACTACGACGCGATGCGCGGCATCGAGGACGACAAGCTCCGCCTGTTCTGA
- a CDS encoding glycoside hydrolase family 18 chitinase, producing MSTEAPPRPRSRFRARATAGLTALLLPLAAMVGLASPAEAATSATATYAKSSDWGTGFEGKWTVKNTGTTTINSWTVEWDFPSGTRVTSAWDATVTNSGDHWTAKNVGWNGTLAPGASVSFGFNGSGPGSPSNCKLNGASCDGGSVPGDNPPSAPGTPTASGITDTSVNLSWRAATDDNGIKNYDVLRDGAKIATVTGTTYTNTGLTAGTDYSYSVQARDSADQTGPVSGAVAVRTTGGGGGEPGPGDKVKLGYFTNWGVYGRNYHVKNLVTSGSASKITHINYAFGNVSGGKCTIGDAYADYDKAYTADQSVDGKADTWDQPLRGNFNQLRKLKAQYPHIKVLWSFGGWTWSGGFGQAVQNPAAFAQSCYDLVEDPRWADVFDGIDLDWEYPNACGLTCDTSGPAAFKNMMQAMRTKFGANNLVTAAVTADASSGGKIDAADYGGAAQYLDWYNVMTYDFFGAWAAKGPTAPHSPLTSYSGIPQAGFNSAEAIAKFKAKGVPAKKLLLGIGFYGRGWTGVTQSAPGGTATGPAAGTYEQGIEDYKVLRNSCPATGTIAGTAYAHCGTNWWSYDTPATVTSKMNWANNQGLGGAFFWEFSGDTSNGELVGAINSGLG from the coding sequence TTGAGCACCGAAGCGCCCCCACGCCCACGATCACGGTTCAGAGCCAGGGCCACCGCGGGACTGACCGCACTCCTCCTCCCCCTCGCCGCCATGGTGGGACTCGCCTCGCCCGCGGAAGCGGCCACCTCGGCGACGGCCACCTACGCCAAGTCCTCCGACTGGGGCACCGGCTTCGAGGGCAAGTGGACGGTGAAGAACACCGGCACCACGACGATCAACTCCTGGACCGTCGAGTGGGACTTCCCCTCCGGCACCCGCGTCACCTCCGCCTGGGACGCCACCGTCACCAACTCCGGCGACCACTGGACCGCCAAGAACGTCGGATGGAACGGCACCCTCGCCCCGGGCGCCTCCGTCTCCTTCGGCTTCAACGGCAGCGGCCCCGGCTCGCCCTCCAACTGCAAGCTGAACGGCGCCTCGTGCGACGGCGGCAGCGTGCCCGGTGACAACCCGCCCTCCGCGCCCGGCACCCCCACGGCCTCCGGCATCACCGACACGTCGGTGAACCTCAGCTGGCGCGCGGCCACCGACGACAACGGCATCAAGAACTACGACGTCCTGCGCGACGGCGCCAAGATCGCCACGGTCACCGGCACCACGTACACCAACACCGGCCTGACCGCCGGCACGGACTACTCGTACTCGGTCCAGGCGCGTGACAGCGCCGACCAGACCGGCCCCGTCAGCGGTGCCGTCGCCGTCCGCACCACCGGCGGTGGCGGCGGAGAGCCCGGCCCCGGCGACAAGGTCAAGCTGGGCTACTTCACCAACTGGGGCGTCTACGGTCGCAACTACCACGTGAAGAACCTGGTGACCTCCGGCTCCGCGTCGAAGATCACCCACATCAACTACGCCTTCGGCAACGTCAGCGGCGGCAAGTGCACCATCGGTGACGCCTACGCCGACTACGACAAGGCCTACACCGCCGACCAGTCCGTCGACGGCAAGGCCGACACCTGGGACCAGCCGCTGCGCGGCAACTTCAACCAGCTGCGCAAGCTGAAGGCCCAGTACCCGCACATCAAGGTCCTGTGGTCGTTCGGCGGCTGGACCTGGTCCGGCGGCTTCGGCCAGGCCGTGCAGAACCCGGCCGCCTTCGCCCAGTCCTGCTACGACCTGGTCGAGGACCCGCGGTGGGCGGACGTCTTCGACGGCATCGACCTCGACTGGGAGTACCCGAACGCCTGCGGCCTGACCTGCGACACCAGCGGCCCGGCCGCGTTCAAGAACATGATGCAGGCCATGCGCACCAAGTTCGGCGCGAACAACCTGGTCACCGCTGCGGTCACGGCCGACGCCTCGTCCGGCGGCAAGATCGACGCGGCCGACTACGGCGGCGCCGCGCAGTACCTCGACTGGTACAACGTGATGACGTACGACTTCTTCGGCGCCTGGGCGGCCAAGGGCCCCACGGCCCCGCACTCGCCGCTCACCTCGTACTCGGGCATCCCGCAGGCCGGATTCAACTCCGCCGAGGCGATCGCCAAGTTCAAGGCGAAGGGCGTGCCGGCCAAGAAGCTGCTGCTGGGCATCGGCTTCTACGGACGCGGCTGGACCGGCGTGACCCAGTCCGCCCCGGGCGGCACGGCCACCGGGCCGGCGGCCGGCACGTACGAGCAGGGCATCGAGGACTACAAGGTCCTGAGGAACAGCTGCCCGGCCACCGGGACGATCGCCGGCACGGCGTACGCCCACTGCGGCACCAACTGGTGGAGCTACGACACCCCGGCGACCGTCACCTCCAAGATGAACTGGGCGAACAACCAGGGCCTCGGCGGTGCGTTCTTCTGGGAGTTCAGCGGTGACACGAGCAACGGAGAGCTGGTCGGCGCGATCAACAGCGGCCTCGGATAG
- a CDS encoding 3-hydroxyacyl-CoA dehydrogenase family protein, producing the protein MARKLAVIGAGLMGSGIAQVSAQAGWDVVLRDVTDEALTRGRDGIKASYDKFVSKGKLEAADAEAALARITTTTDLDAVADADIVVEAVFEKLEVKHEIFRALDKLVRDDAVLASNTSAIPITKIAAVTERPERVVGAHFFSPVPMMQLCELVRGYKTSDETLATTREFAESVGKTCIVVNRDVAGFVTTRLISALVVEAAKLYESGVASAEDIDIACKLGFGHAMGPLATADLTGVDILLHATSNIYTESQDEKFAPPELMRRMVDAGDIGRKSGQGFYKH; encoded by the coding sequence GTGGCCAGGAAGCTCGCCGTCATCGGCGCCGGACTCATGGGTTCCGGTATCGCGCAGGTCTCCGCCCAGGCAGGCTGGGACGTCGTTCTGCGTGATGTCACCGACGAGGCACTGACCCGCGGCAGGGACGGCATCAAGGCGTCGTACGACAAGTTCGTCTCCAAGGGCAAGCTCGAAGCGGCCGACGCCGAGGCGGCGTTGGCGCGCATCACGACCACGACCGACCTCGACGCCGTCGCCGACGCGGACATCGTCGTCGAGGCGGTGTTCGAGAAGCTCGAGGTCAAGCACGAGATCTTCCGCGCGCTCGACAAGCTCGTACGGGACGACGCCGTCCTCGCCTCCAACACCTCCGCCATCCCGATCACCAAGATCGCGGCGGTGACGGAGCGCCCGGAGCGCGTCGTCGGCGCCCACTTCTTCTCGCCCGTCCCGATGATGCAGCTGTGCGAGCTGGTGCGCGGCTACAAGACGAGCGACGAAACCCTCGCCACCACGCGTGAGTTCGCCGAGTCGGTCGGCAAGACCTGCATCGTCGTCAACCGCGACGTCGCCGGCTTCGTCACCACCCGCCTCATCTCTGCGCTCGTCGTCGAGGCCGCGAAGCTGTACGAATCGGGCGTGGCGAGCGCCGAGGACATCGACATCGCCTGCAAGCTCGGCTTCGGACACGCCATGGGACCGCTCGCCACCGCCGACCTGACCGGCGTCGACATCCTGCTGCACGCGACGAGCAACATCTACACCGAGTCGCAGGACGAGAAGTTCGCACCGCCGGAGCTGATGCGCCGGATGGTGGACGCCGGTGACATCGGCCGCAAGAGCGGGCAGGGCTTCTACAAGCACTGA
- a CDS encoding STAS domain-containing protein encodes MHIRGDHAELVVGGRLDVRSAADARTVLHSAVDDGAGDLVLDLTHLDSWDATGLGVIMGAHRRAGRCGRRLVLRGVPPQMQRLLVATRLHRILAIEGGIAAESLPRV; translated from the coding sequence ATGCACATCAGGGGCGACCATGCCGAGCTGGTCGTCGGGGGCCGCCTCGACGTCCGCAGCGCGGCGGACGCCCGTACGGTCCTGCACTCGGCCGTCGACGACGGCGCCGGCGACCTGGTGCTCGACCTGACCCACCTTGATTCCTGGGACGCCACCGGGCTCGGTGTCATCATGGGCGCGCACCGGCGGGCCGGCAGATGCGGCCGCCGGCTGGTGCTCCGCGGTGTGCCGCCGCAGATGCAGCGACTGCTCGTGGCGACACGGCTGCACCGCATCCTCGCCATCGAGGGCGGGATCGCTGCGGAATCGCTTCCTCGGGTGTGA
- a CDS encoding cob(I)yrinic acid a,c-diamide adenosyltransferase has product MVNLTRIYTRTGDKGTTALGDMSRTAKTDLRISAYADANEANAVIGTAVALGQLDEKVVKVLVRVQNDLFDVGADLATPVVENPEYPPLRVEQSYIDKLEADCDRFLEELEKLRSFILPGGTPGAALLHQACTVVRRAERSTWAAMEVHGETMNALTATYLNRLSDLLFILARVANKEVGDVLWVPGGER; this is encoded by the coding sequence ATGGTCAATCTGACGCGCATCTACACCCGCACCGGCGACAAGGGCACCACCGCCCTCGGCGACATGAGCCGCACCGCCAAGACCGATCTGCGCATCTCCGCGTACGCCGACGCCAACGAGGCCAACGCGGTCATCGGCACGGCCGTCGCGCTGGGACAGCTGGACGAGAAGGTCGTGAAGGTCCTCGTCCGGGTGCAGAACGACCTCTTCGACGTGGGCGCGGACCTCGCCACGCCGGTCGTCGAGAACCCGGAGTACCCGCCGCTGCGGGTGGAGCAGTCCTACATCGACAAGCTGGAGGCGGACTGCGACCGCTTCCTCGAGGAACTGGAGAAGCTGCGCAGCTTCATCCTGCCGGGCGGCACGCCGGGCGCGGCGCTGCTGCACCAGGCCTGCACGGTCGTACGGCGGGCGGAGCGCTCGACGTGGGCGGCGATGGAAGTGCACGGGGAGACGATGAACGCGCTGACGGCGACGTACCTCAACCGCCTCTCCGACCTCCTGTTCATTCTCGCCAGGGTGGCGAACAAGGAGGTCGGAGACGTGCTGTGGGTGCCGGGCGGGGAGCGCTAG
- a CDS encoding ATP-binding protein — protein MDNDSFGEGAGTVRPPRDAITPGQSTPTPRRTVQLVSGDFLLTINPVDGSEIEPCPPGGPVRADGQVTDRPGRPTRRSAAQRAELLRAAQPPVPPGPAAPRPPLLERDEELARLVRLLGSGRSVRLTGPSGSGRTSLLDAVAAKCGDFAPDGVVRLNGHRRTPAELLQDLFTVVYDSPGLRPDRNALAGFVRDIGAVVVLDDLEFGGASLDELLDAAPECAFLVAATPDIAAPGAGSHLEEVFLGGLGRAAALELLRKAVERPLTEEESNWAGDLWFESEGLPLRFVQAAALLRQCDELRADPEAFEEFAPFAAAGGKDVPLPSLGEAAAPASLLASRLSESARQTLRFAVALGGEVPHQAHLPALVGDTHADAALGELMNCGLLSPAGPRYRLAAGVLAQLREKGYDEDAVGHAHTAAQHYAWWAGHPSVTPERAVAEADAVLAALSALVPGRDAGHPSTAVLLARSAAPAFAAGRQWAAWERALRIGSEAARIAGEVAEEAYFHHELGVLALCTGNVDRARAELEASIGMRGALADKSGTVAGRRALALVADRESGLVPAPPLATGEAGPVSPPRGVPATALTKRLPRTGALGRGAAPVAGHSQETPADAPDRPAGRRAAILMGARRNIVATSAGALLAVVLGTVVTLGMTSDQEEPPGNDVRNGQPVNEDGLDDDWPAEDPTTDVSDDPSEDKDDAKPTGSSSSATTPASTGRPSAPGESPSPSSSRPESPSDSRPPSSPKPPSSPKPPPSAKPPTVPTTPTESTTPPPDPTPSETSTAPDGSASASEPGEATMTSGGAASTSPSII, from the coding sequence ATGGACAACGACAGCTTCGGCGAGGGCGCCGGAACGGTGCGACCGCCGCGCGACGCCATCACGCCCGGACAGTCGACGCCCACGCCCCGGCGCACGGTCCAGCTCGTCTCCGGCGACTTCCTTCTCACGATCAATCCCGTCGACGGCAGCGAGATCGAACCCTGCCCGCCGGGCGGCCCCGTCCGGGCCGACGGCCAGGTGACGGACCGGCCCGGCCGCCCGACCCGCCGGAGCGCCGCGCAGCGCGCGGAGCTCCTGCGTGCCGCGCAGCCGCCCGTTCCCCCCGGCCCCGCCGCTCCCCGCCCGCCGCTGCTGGAACGCGACGAGGAACTGGCCCGGCTCGTACGGCTCCTCGGCAGCGGCCGGTCCGTCCGGCTCACCGGCCCGTCGGGATCCGGCCGCACCTCCCTGCTCGACGCCGTCGCCGCGAAGTGCGGCGACTTCGCGCCCGACGGGGTCGTGCGCCTCAACGGCCACCGCCGTACGCCCGCCGAGCTGCTCCAGGACCTCTTCACGGTCGTCTACGACTCGCCGGGCCTGCGCCCCGACCGGAACGCGCTCGCCGGCTTCGTGCGCGACATCGGGGCCGTCGTCGTCCTGGACGACCTCGAGTTCGGCGGTGCGTCCCTCGACGAGCTGCTGGACGCCGCGCCCGAGTGCGCGTTCCTCGTCGCGGCCACCCCGGACATCGCCGCCCCCGGCGCGGGCTCGCACCTCGAAGAGGTCTTCCTCGGCGGTCTCGGCCGTGCCGCGGCCCTCGAACTGCTGCGCAAGGCCGTGGAACGGCCGCTGACGGAGGAGGAGTCCAACTGGGCGGGCGACCTCTGGTTCGAGTCGGAGGGCCTGCCCCTGCGGTTCGTCCAGGCGGCTGCGCTGCTGCGCCAGTGCGACGAGCTGCGGGCGGACCCGGAGGCCTTCGAGGAGTTCGCGCCCTTCGCCGCCGCCGGCGGGAAGGACGTACCCCTGCCGTCGCTCGGTGAGGCCGCCGCGCCCGCCTCGCTGCTCGCCTCACGGCTCAGCGAGTCGGCCAGGCAGACCCTGCGCTTCGCGGTCGCCCTCGGCGGCGAGGTCCCGCACCAGGCGCACCTGCCGGCGCTCGTGGGGGACACCCACGCCGACGCCGCCCTCGGCGAACTGATGAACTGCGGCCTGCTCTCCCCGGCCGGCCCGCGCTACCGGCTGGCGGCCGGTGTGCTCGCCCAGCTCCGCGAGAAGGGCTACGACGAGGACGCAGTCGGGCACGCGCACACCGCCGCCCAGCACTACGCCTGGTGGGCCGGGCACCCCTCCGTCACCCCCGAGCGGGCCGTGGCGGAGGCGGACGCCGTGCTGGCCGCCCTGAGCGCCCTGGTGCCAGGGCGGGACGCCGGACACCCCAGCACGGCCGTGCTGCTCGCCCGCAGCGCCGCGCCGGCGTTCGCCGCCGGACGGCAGTGGGCCGCCTGGGAGCGCGCCCTGCGGATCGGCTCCGAGGCCGCCCGCATTGCCGGTGAGGTCGCGGAAGAGGCCTACTTCCACCACGAGTTGGGCGTCCTCGCGCTGTGCACCGGGAACGTGGACCGGGCCAGGGCCGAGCTCGAGGCGTCGATCGGCATGCGCGGCGCGCTCGCCGACAAGAGCGGCACCGTCGCCGGACGCCGGGCCCTCGCGCTCGTCGCCGACCGCGAGTCCGGGCTCGTGCCCGCGCCGCCGCTCGCCACGGGCGAGGCGGGACCCGTGTCACCCCCGAGGGGCGTCCCGGCGACGGCACTCACGAAGCGGCTGCCGCGGACCGGCGCCCTGGGCCGCGGGGCGGCCCCCGTGGCGGGCCACAGCCAGGAGACCCCGGCGGACGCCCCCGACCGCCCGGCGGGCCGGCGCGCGGCCATTCTCATGGGCGCCCGCCGCAACATCGTCGCCACGAGTGCGGGCGCGCTGCTCGCGGTGGTCCTCGGCACGGTGGTCACCCTGGGCATGACCTCGGACCAGGAGGAGCCGCCCGGGAACGACGTGCGCAACGGCCAGCCGGTGAACGAGGACGGCCTCGACGACGACTGGCCCGCGGAGGACCCGACGACCGACGTCTCCGACGATCCGTCGGAGGACAAGGACGACGCCAAGCCGACGGGGTCGTCCTCGTCGGCCACGACACCCGCGTCGACGGGCCGCCCGTCGGCACCGGGGGAGTCGCCGTCGCCGAGCTCGTCGCGGCCGGAGAGTCCTTCGGACTCGAGGCCGCCGTCGAGTCCGAAGCCGCCGTCGAGCCCGAAGCCTCCGCCGAGCGCGAAGCCGCCGACGGTCCCGACCACGCCGACGGAGTCCACGACCCCGCCGCCGGATCCGACGCCCTCCGAAACGTCCACGGCCCCGGACGGAAGCGCGTCCGCGAGCGAGCCGGGCGAAGCGACGATGACGAGCGGCGGGGCGGCGTCCACGTCGCCGTCGATCATCTGA
- a CDS encoding SCO5389 family protein produces MSLDVSPALLEQAERGEVDEAAFVDCVRTSLPYAWEMISSLVAQLKVDGGEFADNQTPPPDEQARGQLLRALASDAIRGALQRHFGVRLAFQNCHRVAVFPLDPSVDERLARFTSIRGQLLNQSPELRDC; encoded by the coding sequence ATGTCGCTCGACGTCTCACCGGCGCTGTTGGAACAGGCCGAGCGAGGCGAGGTCGACGAAGCAGCTTTCGTCGACTGCGTCCGGACCTCCCTGCCCTACGCATGGGAGATGATCAGTTCTCTGGTGGCTCAGCTGAAGGTGGACGGCGGCGAGTTCGCCGACAACCAGACGCCTCCGCCGGACGAGCAGGCACGTGGTCAGCTGCTGCGCGCGCTCGCGAGTGACGCGATTCGCGGTGCGCTCCAGCGGCACTTCGGAGTGCGACTGGCATTCCAGAACTGCCACCGCGTCGCGGTGTTCCCGCTGGACCCCTCGGTGGATGAGCGGCTCGCCCGCTTCACCTCGATCCGGGGCCAGTTGCTCAATCAGTCGCCCGAACTGCGCGACTGCTGA
- a CDS encoding DUF2550 domain-containing protein has translation MFLALLVSGCVVALVLVGLFVFGLRRRLIQRSGGTFDCSLRWDLAEDHDASGKGWVYGVARYSGDRIEWFRIFSYAPRPRRVLERSAIEVLARRTPEGEEELALLSDSVVLACRHRGTRLELSMSEDALTGFLAWLEAAPPGQRVNVA, from the coding sequence ATGTTCCTCGCTCTGCTTGTGAGCGGCTGCGTTGTCGCACTGGTGCTGGTCGGACTGTTCGTCTTCGGACTGCGCAGGAGACTGATCCAGCGCTCCGGCGGCACTTTCGACTGCAGTCTGCGCTGGGACCTCGCCGAAGATCACGACGCTTCCGGCAAGGGGTGGGTGTACGGCGTCGCCCGGTACAGCGGTGACCGCATCGAGTGGTTCCGGATCTTCTCGTACGCACCCCGGCCCCGCCGGGTGCTCGAGCGCTCCGCGATCGAGGTGCTGGCCCGCCGTACGCCGGAGGGGGAGGAGGAGCTGGCGCTGCTCTCCGACTCCGTGGTCCTCGCCTGCCGCCACCGCGGGACGCGGCTGGAGCTTTCGATGAGCGAGGACGCGCTGACCGGCTTCCTCGCCTGGCTGGAGGCGGCGCCGCCCGGCCAGAGGGTGAACGTCGCTTGA